A single window of Nicotiana sylvestris chromosome 5, ASM39365v2, whole genome shotgun sequence DNA harbors:
- the LOC104214818 gene encoding 5-epi-aristolochene synthase-like, with the protein MASAAVGNYEEEIVRPVADFSPSLWGDQFLSFSIENQAAEKYAKEIEALKEQTRSMLLATGRKLADTLNLIDIIERLGISYHFEKEIDEILEQIYNQTSNCDDLSTSALQFRLLRQHGFNISPEIFSKFQDENGKFKECLSNDVLGLLNLYEASHVRTHADDILENALAFSTIHLEFVAPHLKSPLREQVTHALEQCLHKGVPRVETRFFISSIYEKEQSKNDVLLRFAKLDFNLLQMLHKQELAEVSRWWKDLDFVTTLPYARDRVVECYFWALGVYFEPQYSQARVMLVKTISMISIVDDTFDAYGTVKELEAYTDAIQRWDINEIDRLPDYMKISYKAILDLYKDYEKELSSAGRSHIVCHAIERMKEVVRNYNVESTWFIEGYKPPVSEYLSNALATTTYYYLATTSYLGMKSVTEQDFEWLSKNPKILEASVIICRVIDDTATYEVEKSRGQIATGIECCMRDYGISTEEAMTKFQEMAEVAWKDLNEGLLSPTPVSTEFLSRILNLARIVEVTYIHNLDGYTHPEKVLKPHIIALLVDSIEV; encoded by the exons ATGGCCTCAGCAGCAGTTGGAAACTATGAAGAAGAGATTGTTCGCCCTGTGGCCGACTTCTCCCCCAGTCTATGGGGTGATCAGTTCCTTTCATTCTCCATTGAAAATCAG GCTGCAGAAAAGTACGCTAAAGAGATTGAAGCGTTGAAGGAACAAACGAGGAGTATGCTATTAGCAACTGGAAGGAAGTTGGCTGATACGTTGAATTTGATTGACATTATTGAACGCCTTGGCATATCATACCACTTTGAGAAAGAAATTGATGAGATTTTGGAGCAAATTTACAACCAAACCTCAAACTGCGATGATTTGAGCACTTCTGCACTTCAATTTCGATTGCTTAGGCAACATGGTTTCAACATCTCTCCTG AAATTTTCAGCAAATTCCAAGATGAAAATGGCAAATTCAAAGAGTGTCTTTCTAACGATGTCTTAGGATTATTGAACTTGTATGAAGCTTCACATGTGAGGACTCATGCTGACGATATCTTAGAAAACGCACTTGCTTTCTCCACTATCCATCTTGAATTTGTAGCTCCTCATTTGAAATCTCCACTAAGGGAGCAAGTGACACATGCCCTTGAGCAATGTTTACACAAGGGCGTACCTAGAGTTGAGACCCGATTCTTCATCTCATCAATCTATGAGAAGGAACAATCAAAAAATGATGTGTTACTTCGATTTGCCAAATTGGATTTCAATTTGCTCCAGATGTTGCACAAACAAGAACTTGCTGAAGTATCAAG GTGGTGGAAAGATTTGGATTTCGTAACAACACTTCCATATGCTAGAGATCGAGTAGTTGAATGCTACTTTTGGGCATTAGGAGTTTATTTTGAGCCTCAATACTCTCAAGCTCGCGTCATGCTTGTTAAGACCATATCAATGATTTCGATTGTGGATGACACCTTTGATGCTTATGGTACAGTTAAAGAACTTGAGGCATACACAGATGCCATACAAAG ATGGGATATCAACGAAATTGATCGCCTTCCTGATTACATGAAAATCAGTTATAAAGCTATTCTAGATCTTTACAAGGATTATGAAAAGGAATTATCTAGTGCTGGAAGATCTCATATTGTCTGCCATGCAATAGAAAGA ATGAAAGAAGTAGTAAGAAATTATAATGTCGAGTCAACATGGTTTATTGAAGGATATAAGCCACCTGTTTCCGAATACCTAAGCAATGCACTAGCAACTACTACATATTACTACCTCGCGACAACATCGTATTTGGGCATGAAGTCTGTTACGGAGCAGGATTTCGAGTGGTTGTCAAAGAATCCTAAAATTCTTGAAGCTAGTGTGATAATATGCCGAGTCATTGATGACACAGCCACATATGAA GTTGAGAAAAGTAGGGGACAAATTGCAACAGGAATTGAGTGCTGCATGAGAGATTATGGCATATCAACAGAAGAGGCAATGACTAAATTTCAAGAAATGGCTGAAGTAGCTTGGAAGGATCTTAATGAAGGACTTCTTAGTCCCACTCCTGTCTCTACGGAGTTTTTATCTCGTATTCTCAATCTTGCGCGTATTGTTGAGGTTACATATATACACAATCTAGATGGATACACTCATCCGGAGAAAGTCTTAAAACCTCACATTATTGCCTTGCTTGTGGATTCTATTGAAGTTTAG